Part of the Tenacibaculum sp. SZ-18 genome, TGCAATGTTGTCAAGTTCTGTTGATCCTAAAAAGATGGGAGTGATAATGGGGATTTTCAATATGTTTATTGTTATCCCTCAAATCGTAGCAGCTCTTGGCGGAGTTGTATTCATATCAAACTTACTTGGAAAAGAAGCAATAAACGCAATGACTATTGCAGGAATTTGTCTTGTATTAGCTGGTTTATCAAATTTCCTTATTACCAATAAAAAAGCAATTACATACGAAGTAGAAAATGAATAAAAAAGGATTCATATTTGATTTGGACGGTGTAATCGTAGACACTGCAAAGTACCATTTTTTAGCTTGGAAAAAATTGGCTAATGATTTAGGAATTGATTTTACAGAACACCAAAATGAGCAATTGAAAGGTGTAAGTAGAGTAAAATCACTAGAAAAGATTTTGGATTGGGGAGGAATTTCTCTTTCTGATGAAGCTTTTCAATACCAAATGAACAAGAAGAATACAGATTATTTATCATGTATAGAAACCATGAAGGAGAACGAAATTCTTGTTGATGTTCCCAAAGTACTTACTTTCTTGAAAAAAGAACAACAACCAATTGCTTTAGGTTCAGCAAGTAAAAATGCTAGAAAAATTCTAAAGAAAGTCGCTTTATACGAATCTTTCGACAGTATAGTTGACGGAACCAATGTTTCTAAAGCTAAACCAGACCCAGAGGTCTTTTTAATTGCAGCAAAAGATTTAGACATGGAACCAAATGAGTGTATTGTTTTTGAAGACTCTATTGCCGGAGTTCAAGCAGCGAACAAAGCGGACATGATATCAATAGGTATTGGAGACCAAGAGGTTTTAAATGAAGCTAATTTTGTTTTTAAAGACTTTTCGGAGGTTTCTATAGAATTTTTAAAACAATTAATAAACAAACAATAATTCCCCAAAAAATAAAATAACGAGAGAGAGATGAATCAAGATTATATAATACCACATGAATGGTCAATTATCGAAGAAGGATTTAATGAAAGCAGAGTAAAATCTTCAGAAAGTTTATTTAGTATAGGTAACGGAGCCATGGGGCAACGTGCAAATTTTGAAGAAAAGTATTCTGGTGAAACTTTTCAAGGAAGTTATATAGCAGGTGTTTATTATCCAGACAAAACAAGAGTAGGATGGTGGAAAAATGGATACCCTGAATATTTTGCAAAAGTACTTAATGCTCCAAATTGGATTGGAATCAACGTATTTGTTAACGAAATTCAATTAGACTTACATACATGTAAAAAGATTGTTGATTTCCGACGTGAATTGAATATGAAAGAGGGTTGGTTGTCGAGAAGTTTCAAAGCGACCTTAGTAAATGATATTATCGTTGAAGTAGAAACAAAACGTTTTTTAAGTATCGATTTAGATGAAGTTGGTGCTATTGAATATAATGTAACTCCAATTGCAAATGATGTTGAAATTACCTTTCAACCTTATCTTGATAGTGGGATCCATAATGAGGATAGTAACTGGGATGATCAATTCTGGAATACTACTAATGTATTAGAAGATTCTTCACAGGCATTTATAGAAGCACATACGATGAAAACTAATTTTCATACGTGTACTTTTATGGAGT contains:
- the pgmB gene encoding beta-phosphoglucomutase; this translates as MNKKGFIFDLDGVIVDTAKYHFLAWKKLANDLGIDFTEHQNEQLKGVSRVKSLEKILDWGGISLSDEAFQYQMNKKNTDYLSCIETMKENEILVDVPKVLTFLKKEQQPIALGSASKNARKILKKVALYESFDSIVDGTNVSKAKPDPEVFLIAAKDLDMEPNECIVFEDSIAGVQAANKADMISIGIGDQEVLNEANFVFKDFSEVSIEFLKQLINKQ